One part of the Flavobacterium johnsoniae UW101 genome encodes these proteins:
- a CDS encoding LytR/AlgR family response regulator transcription factor yields MKIDCIIVDDEPLAIKLLENHISKIEELRLVGTAGNALEAYKLTKLKTVDLIFLDIQMPDLTGIDFLKSLKNKPKTIFTTAYREFAVEGFELEAVDYILKPITFDRFFKAVERVLRHDSDYVKEDFLMLKSNGLQYKINLKSILFFESQGNNVKVVLKNEKPLIVKYKLSDLENDLSSLGFVRIHRSFIVNSKEINALGNTELIIENFSVPVGRSYKSNYEELKRKHSI; encoded by the coding sequence ATGAAAATTGATTGTATTATAGTTGATGATGAACCGCTTGCAATTAAGCTTTTAGAAAATCATATCTCTAAAATTGAAGAGCTGCGATTGGTTGGTACGGCCGGAAATGCATTAGAGGCTTATAAGCTCACTAAGTTAAAAACTGTTGATCTAATTTTTTTAGATATTCAAATGCCGGACTTAACCGGAATAGATTTTCTAAAATCATTAAAAAACAAGCCAAAAACCATTTTTACCACTGCATACAGAGAATTTGCTGTTGAAGGTTTTGAACTTGAAGCGGTAGATTATATTTTGAAACCCATAACTTTTGATCGTTTTTTTAAAGCTGTAGAACGTGTTTTAAGACATGACTCTGATTATGTAAAAGAAGACTTTCTTATGTTGAAGTCAAATGGTCTGCAATATAAAATTAACCTGAAATCTATTTTGTTTTTTGAAAGTCAGGGAAATAACGTTAAGGTAGTTTTAAAGAATGAAAAGCCTCTTATTGTGAAGTACAAATTAAGTGATTTAGAGAATGACTTAAGCTCACTTGGTTTTGTTCGGATTCACAGATCTTTTATAGTTAACTCAAAAGAAATAAATGCTTTAGGAAATACTGAGCTCATTATTGAAAACTTTTCTGTACCCGTTGGAAGAAGCTATAAGTCAAATTACGAAGAGTTGAAAAGAAAACATTCTATATAG
- a CDS encoding sensor histidine kinase gives MNNLISYFNDASCRSSLNLSRLPSTYKKWNLIVYFWIMIKCSLNNNAKQSTVFQLFFWILFFLIGEAKIYAEYRQPLFSMNIPYDLCHLIFQVLSANFIYFILIKRVFYKKHYFQFVVFLVTSIYLFSVSNRVFAIYIAEPFFSNEPQDDLLSIFTDLDYLFCYYVIPIATASFVFVSVAFMFDLRNEKQYSVEILKEKAELELKALKTQLNPHFLFNTLNNIYSLSIIDSEKTSESISRLSNILDYILYKGHNKLISISDELKVIHDYIELEKLRYDSRLELIITEQIKNQNFVPPLLFLSLVENAFKHGAGSISGKIFISVFIETDAVKTVFKIENSFVPKEINNEKSMGLKIIQQQLKIIYGNLSSYLVKNEDNRFIVEIIIPANEN, from the coding sequence TTGAATAACTTAATTTCATATTTCAACGACGCTTCTTGTCGTTCATCATTAAATTTAAGCCGTTTACCATCAACTTATAAAAAATGGAATTTGATTGTCTATTTTTGGATTATGATAAAATGTAGTTTAAATAATAATGCAAAGCAAAGTACTGTATTTCAGTTGTTTTTCTGGATTTTGTTTTTCTTAATCGGCGAAGCCAAAATTTATGCTGAATACAGACAGCCGCTTTTTTCTATGAATATTCCGTATGATTTGTGCCATTTGATTTTTCAAGTCTTAAGTGCCAATTTCATATATTTCATTTTGATAAAAAGGGTATTTTATAAAAAGCATTATTTTCAATTTGTCGTTTTTTTAGTCACTAGTATTTATTTGTTTTCAGTTTCAAACAGAGTTTTTGCTATTTACATAGCCGAACCTTTTTTTAGTAATGAACCGCAGGACGATTTGTTAAGTATTTTTACAGATTTGGATTATCTGTTTTGTTATTATGTGATTCCAATTGCGACTGCTTCTTTTGTTTTTGTTTCTGTAGCATTTATGTTCGATTTAAGGAACGAAAAACAATATTCTGTAGAAATACTCAAAGAAAAGGCAGAATTAGAATTAAAGGCCTTAAAAACGCAATTAAATCCACATTTTTTATTCAACACGCTGAACAATATTTATTCGCTGTCGATTATTGATTCTGAAAAAACGTCAGAATCAATAAGCCGTCTTTCAAACATTTTGGATTATATTTTATATAAAGGCCATAATAAATTAATTTCTATCTCAGATGAGTTGAAGGTAATTCACGATTACATCGAATTAGAGAAATTACGTTACGATTCAAGGCTAGAACTTATTATTACAGAACAAATTAAAAATCAGAATTTTGTCCCGCCTTTATTGTTTTTATCTTTGGTAGAAAATGCTTTTAAACATGGCGCAGGAAGTATTTCTGGAAAAATTTTCATTTCAGTTTTTATCGAAACTGATGCTGTAAAGACAGTTTTTAAAATTGAAAATTCTTTTGTTCCTAAAGAAATTAATAATGAAAAGAGTATGGGTTTAAAGATAATCCAGCAACAATTAAAAATTATTTATGGAAATCTGAGTTCCTATTTAGTTAAAAATGAAGATAATCGCTTTATTGTAGAAATAATAATTCCGGCCAATGAAAATTGA
- a CDS encoding acyltransferase family protein, with the protein MNSPTTEKFLGLDHLRTLAIIMVLVYHYRMFAHPEWVDKYGQFGWTGVDLFFVLSGFLISKQLFEQLKFSNKICLKEFYIKRFFRIIPPYALTLILYFGFPLFREREALPSFWKFITFTQNIELDLLHFGTFSHAWSLCIEEQFYFLFPLFLLLFVKFQKVYTIKYFLFSLLFLTILLRIISWELFIVPNQNTENVWRIWYMKIYYPTYTRLDGLLTGIGIAYFYEYSRCFKKFINSNGNLLFLSGLVVVSFSFWICSNQTSQSASIIGFTLVSIGFGLIVMSAVSKSCFLYHSKSILSARLASLSFSIYLTHKGIIHLTQMALEKLNIEKDGQITLLICFINCIIISYFIKHLIENPSSKIKNYILKIKS; encoded by the coding sequence ATGAACTCTCCAACAACAGAAAAATTTCTTGGCCTTGATCATTTACGCACTTTAGCGATTATAATGGTTTTGGTGTATCATTATCGCATGTTTGCTCATCCAGAATGGGTAGACAAATATGGTCAATTTGGCTGGACTGGGGTAGATTTGTTTTTTGTTCTTAGTGGATTTCTAATTTCAAAACAGCTTTTTGAACAACTCAAATTCTCAAATAAAATTTGCTTAAAAGAGTTTTATATCAAACGCTTTTTTAGAATCATTCCTCCATACGCATTAACCTTAATTTTATATTTTGGCTTTCCTCTTTTTAGAGAAAGAGAAGCTTTGCCTTCATTTTGGAAATTTATCACTTTTACTCAAAACATTGAACTTGACCTACTCCACTTTGGAACCTTTTCTCATGCGTGGTCACTATGTATTGAGGAACAGTTTTATTTTCTTTTTCCATTATTTCTACTGCTGTTTGTAAAATTCCAAAAAGTATATACAATAAAATATTTTCTGTTTTCTCTATTGTTCTTAACTATTCTTTTGAGAATAATTTCATGGGAGTTATTCATAGTTCCAAACCAAAATACGGAGAATGTATGGAGAATTTGGTACATGAAAATCTATTATCCAACCTACACAAGATTAGACGGTTTACTAACAGGAATTGGTATTGCATATTTTTATGAATATTCCAGATGCTTTAAAAAATTCATTAATTCAAATGGCAATCTATTATTCTTATCTGGATTAGTAGTTGTTTCATTTTCGTTTTGGATTTGTTCCAATCAAACTTCACAATCAGCTTCTATAATTGGATTTACATTAGTTTCAATTGGCTTTGGATTAATTGTAATGTCGGCTGTTTCAAAATCTTGTTTTTTATACCATTCAAAATCTATTTTATCTGCTCGGCTGGCATCACTTTCTTTTTCTATTTATCTCACGCACAAAGGAATTATACACTTAACACAAATGGCATTAGAAAAATTAAATATTGAAAAAGACGGACAAATCACTTTACTAATTTGTTTTATTAACTGTATCATAATCAGTTATTTTATCAAACATTTAATTGAAAATCCTTCTTCAAAAATTAAAAATTATATACTAAAAATTAAGTCTTAA
- a CDS encoding nuclear transport factor 2 family protein — protein MKTAITILLLFVSLNFISAQQTSKDKEEIHQLLNSFMQSIVKKDSVTFNSLFFEGNVNWIGVIKEKSQAKRIEVNPSIVKNYFTSTYTSFIQSILRNKKSEEKFENIVIQNDDAIASVTFDYSFWSEDSMTNWGNEYWQLVKINGQWKISSVLFSIEISKYYPKS, from the coding sequence ATGAAAACAGCCATTACAATTTTATTACTATTTGTTTCTTTAAACTTCATTTCTGCACAACAAACATCAAAAGATAAGGAGGAAATACATCAATTGTTAAACAGTTTTATGCAAAGTATTGTAAAAAAGGATTCTGTAACTTTTAATAGTTTATTTTTTGAAGGAAACGTTAACTGGATTGGTGTAATTAAAGAAAAAAGTCAAGCCAAAAGAATCGAAGTTAATCCATCAATCGTAAAAAATTATTTTACAAGCACTTATACTTCATTTATACAAAGTATTCTACGAAATAAAAAAAGCGAGGAAAAGTTCGAAAACATAGTAATTCAAAATGATGATGCCATTGCCAGCGTAACATTTGATTACAGTTTTTGGTCAGAAGATTCGATGACAAATTGGGGTAATGAATATTGGCAGCTAGTCAAAATTAATGGACAATGGAAGATTTCGAGTGTTCTTTTTTCTATTGAAATTTCGAAATATTATCCTAAATCTTAA
- the dprA gene encoding DNA-processing protein DprA, with amino-acid sequence MSDQELFYLLALLKVDGVGDIMAKKLLVNCSKAEDVFKTKTNQLAAIDGVGSVLLKNLKDKSIFEKANQELEFIRKNNITVSYFQEENYPDRLKHCLDSPVLLFSGGNINLKNKKIISIVGTRQITSYGIEFCRKLIEDLIPLDPVIVSGFAYGVDIVAHQFAMDYNLQTIGVLAHGLNQVYPKTHKKYMAKMEGNGGFITEFWSSSNPDKENFVKRNRIVAGISEATIVIESADKGGSLITANLANDYNRDVFAVPGRVTDRYSQGCNDLIKTQKANVLTSAADLIYVLNWDLEKKPKVIQQQLFIDLNPDEQKIYDFLLKNGKELLDIIALECDLPIFKISGTLLNMELKGIIRPLPGKMFEVV; translated from the coding sequence ATGTCAGATCAGGAATTGTTTTATTTATTAGCCTTACTTAAAGTAGATGGAGTTGGAGATATAATGGCTAAAAAATTGCTGGTAAATTGCAGTAAAGCTGAAGATGTTTTTAAAACCAAAACAAATCAACTTGCTGCTATAGATGGAGTTGGTTCAGTCTTATTAAAAAACCTGAAAGACAAAAGTATTTTTGAGAAAGCGAACCAAGAACTTGAGTTTATAAGAAAAAATAATATTACGGTTTCTTATTTTCAGGAAGAAAATTATCCAGATCGGTTAAAACATTGTTTAGATTCTCCTGTCTTACTTTTTTCGGGCGGTAATATAAATCTAAAAAACAAAAAAATTATAAGTATTGTTGGTACACGACAGATAACATCTTATGGCATAGAATTCTGCCGAAAACTTATAGAAGATTTGATACCCTTAGATCCAGTAATTGTAAGCGGTTTTGCTTATGGGGTTGATATTGTTGCGCATCAGTTTGCTATGGATTATAATTTGCAGACTATTGGCGTTCTGGCACATGGTTTAAATCAGGTTTATCCAAAAACGCATAAAAAGTATATGGCGAAAATGGAAGGAAACGGAGGTTTTATAACCGAATTTTGGAGTTCATCAAATCCTGATAAAGAAAATTTTGTGAAAAGAAATCGCATTGTGGCCGGCATCAGCGAAGCCACAATTGTAATTGAATCTGCAGATAAAGGCGGATCACTCATAACTGCCAATTTAGCAAATGATTATAATCGTGATGTTTTTGCAGTTCCAGGCAGAGTAACAGATAGATACAGCCAAGGGTGCAATGATTTAATTAAAACCCAAAAAGCCAATGTTTTAACTAGTGCGGCTGATTTGATTTATGTTTTGAATTGGGATTTAGAAAAGAAACCCAAAGTGATTCAACAACAATTGTTTATCGATCTCAATCCTGACGAACAAAAGATTTATGATTTTCTTTTAAAAAATGGAAAAGAACTTCTAGATATTATCGCTTTGGAATGCGATTTGCCGATTTTCAAGATCTCCGGAACTCTTCTAAATATGGAACTAAAAGGCATTATAAGGCCTTTGCCTGGAAAAATGTTTGAGGTTGTTTAA
- a CDS encoding HU domain-containing protein: MKIETYIAQLLYRYQCVTVPGFGAFLTEIHSAQLNESTNSFFPPKKTIFFNSRLKNNDGLLANHVAQAENISYGAAVNGIAYEVQNWRQTLEENGVISLKNIGDLRLNSESNIIFTPNEQMNYLATSFGLSPFVSPLVKREIFEKTIEQISEKEPISLYENEEVRSSRPFLRYAAIFVLGLGITGSIGYPLYQNQIAAQTLVVEGNVQKKVQNKIQEATFVIQNPLPAVTLVDSAKVETAEKLMPYHIMAGAFRSEANARKAYNQLIKDGYSARMLGENKHGLFPVLYGSYATMAEAEKAQKEIQKGENPDAWILVENL; the protein is encoded by the coding sequence ATGAAAATCGAAACTTACATCGCGCAGTTATTGTATCGTTATCAGTGTGTAACGGTTCCTGGATTTGGAGCATTTTTAACGGAAATTCACTCAGCTCAACTGAATGAAAGTACAAATTCGTTTTTTCCACCCAAGAAAACAATCTTTTTCAACAGCCGTTTAAAAAACAACGACGGATTATTGGCAAATCATGTTGCTCAGGCAGAGAATATATCTTACGGAGCAGCGGTAAATGGTATTGCTTATGAAGTACAAAACTGGAGACAAACTCTTGAAGAAAACGGCGTTATAAGTCTTAAAAATATTGGAGATCTTCGTCTTAATTCTGAAAGCAATATCATATTTACACCAAATGAGCAAATGAACTATCTGGCAACATCTTTTGGATTGAGCCCGTTTGTTTCTCCGTTGGTTAAAAGAGAAATTTTTGAGAAAACAATCGAACAGATTTCAGAAAAAGAACCAATTTCATTATATGAAAATGAAGAAGTTAGATCTTCAAGACCATTCTTAAGATATGCTGCAATATTTGTTCTTGGACTTGGAATAACTGGAAGTATAGGATATCCATTATACCAAAATCAAATTGCTGCTCAAACCCTTGTGGTAGAAGGAAATGTTCAGAAAAAAGTTCAGAACAAAATTCAGGAAGCAACTTTTGTTATTCAAAACCCGCTGCCAGCAGTAACGTTAGTAGATTCTGCAAAAGTAGAAACTGCCGAAAAATTAATGCCGTATCACATTATGGCTGGCGCGTTTAGAAGCGAAGCTAATGCAAGAAAAGCTTATAACCAGTTAATTAAAGACGGATACAGCGCCAGAATGCTTGGTGAAAACAAACATGGTTTATTTCCGGTTTTATACGGAAGTTATGCTACAATGGCCGAAGCTGAAAAAGCTCAAAAAGAAATTCAAAAAGGTGAAAATCCAGATGCCTGGATTCTCGTTGAAAATCTATAA
- a CDS encoding helix-turn-helix domain-containing protein: protein MQNVSEAAAYTLQFINQTQKSIFLTGKAGTGKTTLLREIIATTHKNTVVVAPTGIAALNAGGVTIHSMFQLPFSAFIPSYEESSQFTETVKFENKESLRRHFKMNNVKRNVIRNMELLIIDEVSMLRADLLDAIDFMMQTVRRNTRAFGGVQVLFIGDLLQLPPVIRDEEWRTLRNFYKGKFFFHSHVIQQNPPLYIELSKIYRQSDDVFISVLNNLRNNQITTQDIEVLNQYVQPDFDLKMNPGYITLTTHNAKADAINEQAINDLAGNEFAYQPFVVGDFPEKIFPVEENLKLKVGAQVMFVKNDLSFEKRYFNGKIGVIKSLSAEEIFVHFPEENKTIEVEKYEWKNIRYKVNELTKEIEEEVLGTFAHYPIKLAWAITVHKSQGLTFEKAALDVSQVFLPGQAYVALSRLTSLNGLILLSKMQMNGLSNDQDVMDYALNKATEDDLKNSLHFETKNFIHNYLINSFNWTDLAQEWRNHRFSYNENAVASEKSKHSVWAHKRMDTIEALADPSQKFIQQLNKIFSKETVDLKFVQERVVAAYDYFFKPMDKLVSDLLSKMAEIQKFKKVKEFYEELALLDDLQTKAVLRLMKARLLVDIVVSRETISKESLTSPAIKNYKTDKISKIKEEFKMANTEMFQVDEPVIRYSSKKVDKTAENGPKKTTVEETHELWLQKNSVEDIARIRKLTVQTVESHLIKLIQAKKVDVSDVLPYDKILALREAFQFYDEESLSPLKEKYGEEFTWDELKMFKASIN from the coding sequence ATGCAAAACGTTTCTGAAGCTGCAGCTTACACTTTACAATTTATCAATCAAACACAAAAATCGATCTTCCTGACAGGTAAAGCCGGCACAGGAAAAACGACTTTATTGCGTGAAATTATAGCAACAACACACAAAAACACTGTAGTTGTTGCGCCTACCGGGATTGCAGCTTTAAATGCAGGCGGTGTAACAATTCATTCGATGTTTCAGCTGCCTTTTTCAGCATTTATTCCTTCGTATGAAGAAAGTTCCCAGTTTACAGAAACCGTAAAATTTGAGAATAAGGAATCACTTCGCCGACATTTTAAAATGAACAATGTAAAGCGAAATGTAATTCGTAATATGGAACTGCTGATTATTGATGAAGTCAGCATGCTTCGTGCTGATTTACTGGATGCTATCGATTTTATGATGCAGACAGTCCGAAGAAATACGCGCGCTTTTGGAGGTGTTCAGGTGCTTTTTATTGGTGATTTATTGCAGCTGCCGCCCGTAATTCGGGATGAAGAATGGCGCACTCTGCGCAATTTTTATAAAGGCAAATTCTTTTTTCATTCGCATGTAATTCAGCAAAATCCGCCTTTGTATATCGAATTATCCAAGATTTACCGCCAGAGCGACGATGTCTTTATTTCGGTTTTAAACAATCTGCGAAACAATCAAATCACAACTCAGGATATTGAGGTTTTGAACCAATATGTACAGCCGGATTTCGACTTAAAAATGAATCCGGGTTATATAACCCTTACAACGCACAATGCAAAAGCCGATGCTATAAATGAACAGGCTATCAATGATTTAGCAGGAAATGAATTTGCTTATCAGCCATTTGTAGTGGGTGATTTTCCGGAGAAAATTTTTCCTGTAGAAGAAAATCTAAAACTTAAAGTAGGTGCTCAGGTAATGTTTGTCAAGAATGATTTATCTTTTGAAAAGCGTTATTTTAATGGAAAAATAGGCGTTATAAAGTCACTTTCCGCAGAAGAAATCTTTGTTCATTTTCCGGAAGAAAACAAAACAATTGAAGTTGAAAAATACGAATGGAAAAACATTCGCTACAAAGTCAACGAACTGACAAAGGAAATCGAAGAAGAAGTTCTGGGAACATTTGCCCATTATCCAATCAAATTGGCCTGGGCGATTACGGTTCATAAAAGTCAGGGTTTAACTTTTGAGAAAGCTGCGCTCGACGTATCGCAAGTTTTTCTTCCCGGGCAGGCCTATGTAGCACTTTCGCGTTTAACTTCCTTAAACGGGCTTATTTTGCTTTCTAAGATGCAGATGAATGGTCTGTCGAACGATCAGGATGTAATGGATTATGCTTTGAACAAAGCAACAGAAGATGATTTGAAAAATTCACTTCATTTTGAAACCAAGAATTTTATTCATAACTATTTGATAAACAGTTTTAACTGGACGGATTTAGCACAAGAATGGAGAAATCACCGTTTTAGTTATAATGAAAATGCTGTCGCTTCAGAAAAATCAAAACATTCGGTCTGGGCGCATAAACGCATGGATACGATTGAAGCATTGGCAGATCCTTCGCAGAAATTCATTCAGCAGCTTAATAAAATTTTCAGCAAAGAAACTGTCGATTTAAAGTTTGTTCAGGAAAGGGTAGTGGCGGCTTACGATTACTTTTTTAAACCAATGGATAAATTGGTTTCGGATCTTTTGAGTAAAATGGCTGAAATCCAGAAATTTAAAAAGGTAAAAGAGTTTTACGAAGAATTGGCTCTGCTGGACGATTTACAGACAAAAGCCGTTTTGCGTTTAATGAAAGCCAGACTGCTGGTTGATATTGTGGTTTCCCGTGAAACAATCAGTAAAGAAAGTTTAACATCGCCAGCCATTAAAAATTATAAAACAGATAAAATTTCGAAAATCAAAGAAGAGTTCAAAATGGCGAATACAGAAATGTTTCAGGTTGATGAGCCTGTTATACGTTATTCTTCTAAAAAAGTGGATAAAACAGCCGAAAACGGACCAAAAAAGACTACTGTGGAAGAGACTCATGAACTTTGGTTACAAAAAAACTCTGTAGAAGATATTGCACGCATTAGAAAACTCACTGTACAAACTGTCGAATCGCATTTAATAAAACTCATTCAGGCGAAAAAAGTAGACGTTTCAGATGTGCTTCCGTATGATAAAATCCTTGCTTTACGTGAAGCATTTCAGTTTTACGATGAAGAATCCTTAAGTCCGTTAAAAGAAAAATACGGTGAAGAATTTACCTGGGATGAACTCAAGATGTTTAAAGCCAGCATTAACTGA
- a CDS encoding OmpH family outer membrane protein has protein sequence MKKALAIIALSILVVSCNKATEVKEVKTAYIDTSVLMKEYTEAKDLEAKYKAQAEEKGRQLQAEISRFKQDAANFQSQAQANGQQWAQQRGAELQKREQQLGYAQQALSQQLQQESGVEMDSLVSGVKKFIKEYGKKNGYSYIYGTGDAATVLYAEDKYDITKEVVKALNDKYKASPKAEEKAPAKKEEAKK, from the coding sequence ATGAAAAAAGCATTAGCAATTATCGCACTTTCAATTTTAGTTGTTTCGTGTAATAAAGCAACAGAAGTTAAGGAAGTAAAAACAGCTTACATAGATACTTCAGTTTTAATGAAAGAGTACACTGAAGCAAAAGACCTTGAGGCTAAATACAAAGCTCAGGCAGAAGAAAAAGGAAGACAATTACAAGCTGAAATTTCCCGCTTCAAACAAGACGCTGCTAATTTTCAAAGCCAGGCACAGGCAAATGGCCAGCAATGGGCTCAGCAAAGAGGTGCAGAATTGCAAAAAAGAGAGCAGCAATTAGGATATGCTCAACAAGCATTATCTCAGCAATTACAGCAGGAAAGCGGTGTTGAAATGGATTCTCTTGTAAGCGGAGTTAAAAAATTCATCAAAGAATACGGTAAGAAAAACGGATATTCTTATATCTACGGTACAGGTGATGCAGCTACAGTTTTGTATGCTGAAGACAAGTATGATATTACAAAAGAAGTAGTTAAAGCTTTAAATGACAAATACAAAGCGTCTCCAAAAGCAGAAGAAAAAGCTCCTGCTAAAAAAGAAGAAGCTAAAAAATAA